In Candidatus Neomarinimicrobiota bacterium, one DNA window encodes the following:
- a CDS encoding hemerythrin domain-containing protein, whose translation MKPTDILIKEHDAILNMLNILEEVCRRFDNGERVEESDLENIVEFFTVFADKCHHGKEEDILFPALEEYGIPNEGGPIGVMLAEHIVGRDNVKGMTNAIVDYKEGKDSAPKEFVRYGRSYIELLTAHIDKENNILFVMADSRISEERQQSLLVDFEKAEMEKIGPGVHEKFHKLLEELSAVYLGKPTKAASSACDCSCMEL comes from the coding sequence ATGAAACCTACAGATATACTTATAAAAGAGCACGATGCGATACTAAATATGCTGAACATCTTGGAGGAAGTTTGTCGAAGATTCGATAACGGAGAGCGTGTGGAAGAATCAGATCTTGAAAATATAGTGGAATTCTTCACAGTGTTTGCGGACAAATGCCATCATGGCAAAGAAGAGGACATACTTTTCCCGGCATTGGAGGAATATGGTATACCCAATGAGGGTGGACCGATAGGTGTGATGTTAGCAGAGCATATTGTAGGACGAGATAACGTCAAAGGTATGACCAACGCCATTGTTGACTATAAGGAAGGGAAAGATTCCGCCCCTAAAGAGTTCGTCCGATATGGAAGGAGTTACATTGAGTTGTTAACGGCGCATATTGACAAAGAGAATAACATTCTATTCGTCATGGCTGATAGTCGTATATCGGAAGAGAGGCAGCAATCTCTTTTAGTTGATTTCGAAAAAGCTGAAATGGAGAAAATCGGTCCGGGAGTACACGAAAAATTCCATAAGCTCTTAGAGGAATTAAGCGCGGTTTATCTGGGAAAACCAACAAAGGCAGCCTCCTCCGCTTGTGATTGCAGCTGTATGGAATTATGA